One Desulfomicrobium apsheronum genomic region harbors:
- a CDS encoding pilus assembly protein, translated as MNNKPKKSSSWLVITLLACTLCAMPFVVSAYKAKDFNWRPPFTVTQTAKPSITIIFDTSNSMHRMAYATMTEKTSEQNLYENYGKPYDALDPKGYYGYFDRNSTYLYINGTDGNKGYFIKETSGNTGWNGNFLNWATMHRIDIMRKVMTGGRYVDGFYEVVTTNSLNRQVTTEAINLPLTTLGITELQDEKILLRQKPNTRTMVVEKIVVVNGKDTYVPILHDFELRIKAVGENPIGILEKKDDSNATFAEKARLALFRYYDLGTGNNHKGGRLLVPMDDGVDNIAKIKEYINNFSDDPKEPLGGTAPLAETLYNVAGYIMQMDITSSSETTYAPKYESDSFNVTKGSFGDPFYFKSSGKLEYCTPQNVILITPGESTFGDSIPYGDNKLIPPIGEYPVVGGAYKDPITGQNLQPNTKAYVIDTARWMRSNDLRPQDLQGSQTSTLYVVQAFGKGSHLLQHAAIFGAFRDQNGDTMPVKVSAKGKKITVPNIKWQTTEVSAVFEVIDKNYDNPQPTKPVNFFEGEDGSALEMAISNAFDLATRNLMSGTAAAVTSQTRSGAGAVYQALFFPPTDANSAEIIAPDWSGQVHAFFVDAKGNMREDSNNNKKLDLAADKIIKFIDVGNTVIIYRYTDSNGDSLLTGEELNTYEEVKLQDIKFLWRTTDWLNSISSTDGTPPSILQQRAYKSIDKKRYIFTFVDDAGHQVPASNIQDFVLPSDTADINLPSNFYSYLTLFESSSGQIGLPLNAAFSNYSVQQKLAKRQVEFIRGLDIDENVTNEIIDPVRSRTINGATWRLGDIVTSSPLIVGAPSANYHIIYKDKSFAEFYQKYKDRRQVVYVGANDGMLHAFNGGFYNPANRSFDKTRTISDTAFELGAELWAYVPFNLLPHLRWLMSPEYGGGLHVPYMNLMPRAFDVRIFDENDPDYPKGWGTILVAGMGLGGGNIEVDVAKSGSSSGHRTTGSAYVIMDITNPENPPKLLGEVRVPRLGFTTCSPAIMPMTTAHTNSTSLNNKWYLVFGSGPADENGVAHFTKLDTVTSSQPGQLFVLDLMDLSRTVDAAQAVKVLHGGTFSTVVKNSNGAFASTSLSAATTENKSFIGDIASVDFDFNSKNINKEFKTDALYYGTVSGILNTNYSGKLYRFLTNNEAQGTNWKQSLLIDVQQPVVAAPTIVTDKTKNIWIYFGAGRFFDSYDIPQEGDTEQYRTFYGIKDPIWNATDPFSAGSVSTNDLFNSTRVYLEDNGMCYYTYTKECVNIHYKDENWTNTTTPWDWNKLEEEAGKHTGGWRLDFTEPWERVLGQASALGGAVLFTSYLPGTDICMVEGQSRLYGLYYKTGTAYYDPIFRGVGDTFATFVGLGKGMATTPTIHVGEGGATAFIQTSSGAIIPIETTIDIGAKTLFWRKNVN; from the coding sequence ATGAATAATAAACCAAAAAAATCCTCCTCATGGCTAGTAATCACGTTACTTGCCTGCACCCTGTGCGCAATGCCATTTGTTGTATCCGCCTACAAAGCAAAAGATTTTAATTGGCGCCCCCCTTTTACCGTCACACAGACTGCCAAGCCTTCAATCACCATTATTTTTGACACGTCGAACAGCATGCACCGTATGGCGTATGCCACAATGACGGAAAAAACGAGTGAACAGAATTTATATGAAAATTACGGCAAACCTTACGATGCTCTTGATCCAAAAGGATATTATGGATATTTTGACAGAAACTCTACATATTTATATATCAATGGCACTGATGGAAACAAAGGATACTTCATCAAGGAGACAAGCGGAAATACTGGTTGGAATGGCAATTTTTTAAATTGGGCAACAATGCACCGAATCGACATAATGCGAAAGGTAATGACTGGCGGAAGATACGTTGATGGATTTTACGAAGTAGTGACGACAAACAGCCTTAACCGACAAGTCACAACGGAAGCAATTAACTTGCCGCTTACAACTTTAGGAATTACTGAACTACAAGATGAAAAAATTTTATTGAGACAAAAACCTAATACGAGAACAATGGTCGTAGAGAAGATCGTTGTTGTCAACGGAAAGGACACTTACGTTCCGATACTGCATGATTTTGAATTACGCATCAAGGCTGTAGGAGAAAATCCGATTGGCATCCTTGAAAAGAAAGATGATAGCAATGCCACCTTCGCAGAAAAAGCACGACTAGCATTGTTCAGATATTACGATCTCGGCACAGGCAACAACCACAAAGGTGGCAGACTACTTGTCCCAATGGACGACGGCGTCGACAACATTGCCAAAATTAAAGAATATATTAATAATTTTTCTGACGATCCAAAAGAACCGCTAGGAGGCACTGCCCCTTTAGCGGAGACTTTATACAATGTTGCTGGCTATATCATGCAGATGGATATTACCAGTTCTTCTGAAACGACCTATGCTCCAAAATATGAATCTGACAGTTTCAATGTAACAAAAGGGAGTTTTGGCGATCCTTTTTACTTCAAATCTTCTGGAAAGCTTGAATATTGCACGCCACAAAATGTCATCTTGATTACTCCTGGAGAAAGCACATTCGGCGATTCCATACCTTATGGAGACAACAAACTTATTCCTCCTATCGGAGAATATCCTGTTGTTGGCGGAGCATACAAAGATCCCATTACTGGACAAAACTTGCAACCAAATACAAAAGCATACGTCATTGACACAGCAAGATGGATGCGGAGCAACGACCTGAGGCCACAGGATTTACAAGGCTCTCAAACATCTACTCTGTACGTCGTTCAAGCTTTTGGAAAGGGAAGCCACCTACTTCAGCACGCTGCAATTTTTGGAGCCTTCCGCGATCAAAATGGCGATACAATGCCAGTCAAAGTCTCAGCAAAAGGGAAAAAGATCACAGTCCCCAATATCAAATGGCAGACAACGGAAGTTTCTGCCGTATTTGAGGTCATCGACAAAAATTATGACAATCCGCAACCAACAAAGCCGGTCAATTTTTTTGAAGGCGAAGACGGATCAGCGTTGGAAATGGCCATTTCCAACGCTTTCGATCTAGCAACTCGAAATCTTATGTCTGGAACCGCTGCGGCCGTAACCTCACAGACTCGAAGTGGAGCGGGAGCGGTATATCAAGCCTTGTTCTTCCCTCCAACGGACGCAAACAGCGCCGAAATCATTGCGCCAGACTGGTCTGGCCAAGTTCACGCCTTTTTTGTCGACGCCAAAGGAAACATGCGGGAAGACTCTAACAATAATAAGAAACTTGACCTAGCTGCCGACAAGATTATTAAGTTTATCGACGTGGGCAATACGGTTATCATATACAGGTATACTGATTCAAATGGAGATTCTTTACTGACGGGCGAAGAATTAAATACTTATGAAGAGGTAAAACTTCAAGACATCAAATTCCTATGGAGAACAACAGATTGGCTCAATTCTATTAGCTCAACTGACGGAACCCCTCCTTCTATTCTTCAACAACGTGCATACAAGAGTATTGATAAAAAACGTTACATTTTTACATTCGTTGATGATGCAGGTCATCAGGTGCCAGCGAGCAACATACAAGACTTTGTTCTCCCGTCTGACACGGCAGATATTAATTTACCTTCAAATTTTTATTCTTACCTTACACTTTTTGAGTCAAGTAGCGGGCAAATTGGCTTGCCATTGAATGCTGCTTTTAGCAACTATAGTGTTCAGCAAAAACTTGCAAAGCGCCAAGTTGAATTTATTCGCGGACTTGATATAGATGAAAATGTAACTAACGAAATTATTGATCCAGTAAGATCTCGCACAATCAACGGAGCAACATGGAGACTTGGAGATATTGTTACATCTTCGCCACTCATTGTAGGCGCACCATCAGCCAACTATCATATAATATACAAAGACAAATCTTTTGCCGAGTTTTATCAAAAATACAAAGACAGGCGACAGGTTGTTTATGTCGGCGCTAACGACGGGATGCTTCATGCATTTAACGGCGGATTCTACAACCCTGCCAATAGAAGCTTCGACAAGACAAGGACTATTTCAGACACTGCATTTGAACTTGGCGCGGAACTGTGGGCTTATGTTCCGTTCAATTTACTTCCACACCTGAGATGGCTCATGAGCCCGGAATACGGAGGCGGACTCCATGTTCCATACATGAACCTCATGCCACGCGCCTTTGATGTTCGCATTTTTGATGAGAACGACCCTGACTATCCAAAAGGATGGGGCACAATACTCGTAGCCGGAATGGGCCTAGGTGGCGGCAATATCGAGGTTGATGTAGCCAAAAGCGGCAGTTCGAGTGGCCATCGCACCACGGGCTCAGCATATGTAATCATGGACATAACTAACCCCGAAAACCCTCCGAAGCTACTTGGCGAAGTGCGCGTTCCTAGGCTTGGCTTTACAACGTGCTCGCCCGCCATAATGCCAATGACTACCGCACACACCAACTCAACTTCTTTGAACAATAAGTGGTACCTAGTTTTCGGCTCAGGCCCTGCCGACGAGAATGGAGTAGCGCACTTTACGAAGCTCGACACCGTCACGAGTAGCCAACCAGGCCAACTCTTTGTTCTTGACCTAATGGACTTGTCCAGAACAGTAGACGCTGCACAAGCAGTAAAAGTACTTCATGGTGGAACATTTAGCACTGTCGTCAAAAATTCAAACGGGGCTTTTGCAAGCACATCTTTAAGCGCTGCAACCACTGAAAACAAATCATTTATTGGCGATATTGCTTCAGTTGACTTTGATTTTAACTCTAAAAATATAAATAAAGAATTTAAAACTGATGCCCTGTATTACGGAACAGTCTCGGGCATTCTCAACACCAATTATTCAGGAAAATTATATCGGTTCCTTACGAATAACGAAGCTCAAGGAACTAATTGGAAACAATCTCTTTTGATAGATGTACAACAACCAGTAGTTGCCGCACCAACAATAGTAACTGACAAAACTAAAAATATATGGATTTACTTTGGCGCTGGCCGCTTTTTCGACAGCTATGATATTCCGCAAGAAGGTGACACAGAACAATACAGGACATTCTATGGAATAAAAGACCCTATATGGAATGCAACCGATCCATTCTCTGCAGGATCTGTCAGCACTAACGATCTTTTTAACAGCACACGAGTTTATCTTGAAGACAATGGAATGTGCTACTATACGTACACAAAGGAGTGCGTAAACATCCATTACAAAGATGAGAACTGGACAAATACTACAACTCCTTGGGATTGGAACAAACTCGAAGAAGAGGCTGGCAAACATACAGGAGGCTGGAGACTTGATTTCACTGAACCTTGGGAGCGAGTACTTGGCCAAGCCAGCGCATTAGGAGGCGCGGTACTTTTCACAAGCTACCTCCCTGGAACTGATATCTGCATGGTAGAAGGACAAAGCCGGCTCTATGGCCTGTACTATAAAACAGGGACAGCCTATTATGATCCTATTTTCCGAGGTGTTGGCGACACCTTCGCCACCTTTGTCGGTCTTGGAAAAGGCATGGCTACGACACCGACAATCCATGTCGGCGAGGGTGGCGCAACCGCATTTATCCAAACCAGTTCTGGCGCTATCATCCCCATCGAAACTACTATTGATATTGGAGCCAAAACACTTTTCTGGCGAAAAAACGTTAATTAA
- a CDS encoding pilus assembly PilX family protein, with translation MYTISVETRVSKRNVKGSALVIALIVLAILGALGLTALEVADLNIFMAANDRDAKEAFFHADSGVNIGRELTKELLNNGNTTILEDDAKLWYNSTIFSPSDYTLFKSTLKGTHVRAGLLDYVDAPHSIQYNDYISPGASLSKSLAPIFLIRSHNEGKRNSRAEVDLAWRDRPLM, from the coding sequence ATGTATACGATTTCTGTAGAAACTAGAGTATCGAAACGCAACGTAAAGGGATCGGCCTTGGTCATAGCATTGATCGTTCTGGCCATCTTGGGAGCTCTTGGGCTTACAGCACTTGAGGTCGCAGACCTCAACATTTTTATGGCTGCCAACGACAGGGATGCAAAAGAAGCTTTTTTTCATGCTGATTCGGGCGTAAATATCGGCAGAGAACTTACCAAGGAATTGTTGAACAATGGAAATACCACCATTCTCGAGGATGATGCAAAATTGTGGTATAATAGCACTATTTTCTCACCAAGCGACTACACTCTTTTCAAGAGCACCTTAAAAGGCACACATGTAAGAGCCGGGCTACTTGATTACGTTGATGCCCCTCACAGCATCCAGTACAATGATTACATATCACCAGGTGCATCTCTCAGCAAAAGCCTTGCCCCCATTTTTCTCATCAGATCACACAATGAAGGCAAGCGAAACAGTCGCGCCGAAGTTGACCTTGCCTGGCGTGACAGACCACTTATGTAA
- a CDS encoding prepilin-type N-terminal cleavage/methylation domain-containing protein, producing MDSFSNSTQKGLTLVEVLIATAILAVGLLAVSSMIAKSTIQDSRAYYLTKASMMVEEFFEKESHKQYSDVSFGQIETLSSPITETVDGVNYTMNCIVQNATPFDYCKEMTCTVTWNNKGLPARTSYVYDFCRN from the coding sequence ATGGATTCATTTAGCAACAGTACCCAAAAAGGACTTACATTGGTAGAAGTTTTGATAGCGACAGCCATCCTTGCAGTCGGCCTGCTCGCAGTTTCGAGCATGATTGCCAAATCGACAATCCAAGACAGCAGGGCTTACTACCTCACAAAAGCGAGCATGATGGTTGAAGAATTTTTTGAAAAGGAAAGCCATAAACAATACTCAGATGTCAGCTTTGGGCAAATAGAAACTCTTAGCTCACCAATTACGGAAACAGTGGATGGCGTCAATTACACAATGAACTGCATTGTTCAAAATGCCACTCCTTTTGATTATTGTAAAGAAATGACATGTACTGTAACATGGAATAACAAAGGATTGCCAGCCAGGACAAGCTATGTATACGATTTCTGTAGAAACTAG
- a CDS encoding PilW family protein — MPERHNQSGMTLVEILVAMVMMGIIITGIYNLFRVHNLMAAKQEETTMMQQELLTSLVIISDDLRMCGYTPLNQDKIFGMKESGTNGTDTTETSVYCTRGGTSEESATVHIAYRRNNQNQILLYNSENDTWEIAASNISNLIFTYFDEDETIVASPVNASTISNIRMIEINATAIPSPERSALGITSRNMHTRVWLRNLDF, encoded by the coding sequence ATGCCTGAACGGCACAATCAGTCCGGCATGACCTTGGTGGAAATTCTGGTGGCCATGGTCATGATGGGCATCATCATCACCGGAATTTACAACTTGTTCCGCGTTCACAATCTCATGGCCGCGAAACAAGAAGAAACAACAATGATGCAGCAAGAATTGCTAACTTCTCTAGTAATAATATCAGACGACCTACGGATGTGTGGATATACACCACTTAATCAAGATAAAATATTTGGAATGAAAGAATCTGGGACAAACGGAACGGACACTACTGAAACATCAGTATACTGTACACGGGGCGGTACTTCGGAAGAAAGCGCAACAGTTCATATCGCGTACAGGAGAAACAATCAAAACCAAATCCTTTTATACAACTCTGAAAACGATACATGGGAAATTGCAGCAAGCAATATTAGCAATCTCATTTTTACCTACTTTGATGAGGACGAAACGATTGTAGCCTCTCCCGTCAACGCCTCAACCATCAGCAACATCCGCATGATCGAGATTAACGCCACCGCAATACCATCGCCAGAAAGGTCAGCCCTGGGCATAACCAGCAGAAACATGCATACCCGCGTGTGGCTGAGAAATCTGGATTTCTAA
- a CDS encoding GspH/FimT family pseudopilin: MKIKAPRLNHQHTRNQPKGFSLAELLVTLAVIAILAGISGTALMKWIPQANLKRAARTIVSMCQSARVEAIKRNAPVTFNCTDNSCEVRLADAPNTLLRQFNLSSLKGSVQLEADYATTFNSRGRATPTQTLDIKNSAEKILSVTIRTSGSIMTKATN; encoded by the coding sequence ATGAAAATCAAAGCTCCTAGGTTGAATCATCAACATACACGCAACCAGCCAAAGGGATTTTCTTTGGCGGAGTTGTTGGTCACATTAGCAGTCATCGCGATTCTGGCAGGCATTTCGGGAACTGCGCTGATGAAATGGATACCTCAAGCCAACTTGAAGCGTGCGGCAAGAACTATTGTCAGCATGTGCCAGAGCGCCAGAGTTGAAGCCATCAAACGGAACGCGCCAGTAACTTTCAACTGCACTGACAATTCTTGCGAAGTTCGTCTCGCCGACGCTCCAAACACGCTCTTGAGACAGTTTAATCTATCCAGTTTGAAAGGTAGCGTTCAACTCGAAGCTGATTACGCTACTACTTTCAATAGCCGAGGACGCGCTACTCCTACTCAAACTCTCGATATCAAAAACAGCGCCGAAAAGATCTTGAGCGTCACGATACGGACTTCAGGCAGCATTATGACAAAAGCGACCAATTAA
- a CDS encoding IS3 family transposase, which yields MMSKRKNHAPAFKAKVALAALSGEKTIAQLSAEHGVHQTLINKWLKQLKSEAAEIFSGAKTSKDVNAEKQLHDLHAKIGQLTVERDFFSQSLRPLSASRRREKIEPEHTALSINRECMLLGLNRATYYYKAKEESSCNLMLMQEIDRIFMEWPFFGVRQMRRHLRSLGHCVGDKRVRRLMRLMGIMAVYQKPRTSIQNPMHKKYPYLLRDVVIEKSNQAWCTDITYIPMRKGFLYLVAIMDWHSRAVLSWRLSNSMDTDFCVAALEEALDKYGPPEIFNTDQGSQFTSYAFIKVLQERGSRISMDGRGRWMDNVFIERLWRSLKYENVYLNAYETGSEARAGIGKWLEFYNTVRPHSSLMDKTPGQFYQDNLQKAA from the coding sequence ATCATGTCCAAACGGAAAAATCACGCCCCGGCGTTCAAAGCGAAAGTCGCCCTCGCGGCCCTTTCGGGAGAGAAAACCATCGCCCAGCTCAGCGCCGAACATGGAGTGCATCAAACGCTGATCAATAAATGGCTCAAGCAGCTCAAAAGCGAAGCAGCCGAAATTTTTTCCGGTGCAAAAACGAGCAAAGACGTGAACGCTGAGAAACAACTCCATGATTTGCACGCTAAAATTGGCCAGTTAACGGTGGAACGTGATTTTTTTAGTCAAAGCCTGCGGCCGTTAAGTGCTTCCCGCAGGCGAGAGAAGATTGAGCCAGAGCACACGGCGCTTAGTATCAACCGTGAGTGTATGTTGCTTGGCTTAAATCGAGCGACGTACTACTACAAAGCCAAAGAAGAATCTTCCTGTAATCTCATGCTGATGCAGGAAATAGATCGAATATTCATGGAGTGGCCTTTCTTTGGCGTGAGGCAAATGCGTCGCCATCTTAGGTCATTGGGGCATTGCGTGGGAGATAAGCGGGTTCGGCGGCTCATGCGCCTCATGGGCATCATGGCTGTGTATCAGAAGCCTCGAACCAGCATTCAAAACCCCATGCACAAGAAATACCCCTATTTATTACGGGATGTTGTGATCGAAAAAAGTAATCAGGCCTGGTGCACCGACATCACGTATATTCCCATGCGTAAAGGCTTCCTGTACTTGGTGGCGATCATGGACTGGCATAGTCGGGCCGTTCTGTCCTGGCGGCTCTCCAACAGCATGGATACGGACTTTTGCGTTGCTGCCCTTGAAGAGGCCTTGGATAAGTATGGCCCTCCGGAGATATTCAACACTGATCAGGGCAGCCAGTTTACCAGCTATGCCTTCATCAAGGTCTTGCAGGAGAGAGGGAGCCGCATATCCATGGATGGCCGCGGTCGCTGGATGGACAATGTATTTATCGAACGACTTTGGCGATCATTGAAATATGAAAACGTGTACCTCAACGCCTACGAGACAGGCTCAGAGGCCAGAGCCGGCATTGGCAAGTGGCTGGAGTTCTATAACACGGTCAGGCCTCATAGCAGCCTGATGGATAAGACTCCCGGTCAATTCTACCAGGACAACCTGCAAAAGGCGGCCTGA
- a CDS encoding integrase core domain-containing protein, with protein sequence MSQTPRSTRPYPSNPAAYFGERIRNEYDHPPCQNCSNENFDGKFRNAYLLIEWFRSQTEQRAMIETWLRHDNTVRLT encoded by the coding sequence ATCTCACAAACACCCAGATCGACACGCCCATACCCTTCAAATCCGGCAGCCTATTTTGGCGAAAGAATACGGAATGAGTACGATCACCCGCCATGTCAGAACTGTTCTAACGAGAATTTTGATGGCAAATTTCGCAATGCGTATCTGCTGATAGAATGGTTCCGCTCTCAGACCGAGCAAAGAGCTATGATTGAGACATGGCTGCGGCACGATAACACCGTTCGCCTTACTTAA
- a CDS encoding PilX N-terminal domain-containing pilus assembly protein → MFYLQNSRSGGHESGMVFILAIVTLALLGVLGLAAHETAHLNSLIAANDRDSKSAFFLAEAGVNAGHEFLERAIAAANSTFYDDGTSATNASVWENKTSFNPDDYPVKWHRHGAAATHVRAGLIATGIVPGSAMQMASGYESTGRGAALGGTFATYLVRSHRQGLRGSAAEVDLGWWHINH, encoded by the coding sequence ATGTTTTATCTCCAAAATTCTAGATCCGGCGGACACGAATCCGGCATGGTCTTCATCCTGGCCATCGTCACCCTTGCCCTGCTTGGAGTCCTTGGACTCGCGGCCCATGAGACCGCGCATCTGAACAGCCTGATCGCCGCCAATGACCGCGACTCCAAAAGCGCCTTTTTCCTGGCGGAAGCGGGCGTAAACGCAGGGCACGAATTTCTGGAAAGAGCCATCGCCGCCGCGAATTCGACATTCTACGATGATGGAACCTCCGCCACCAATGCCTCGGTCTGGGAAAACAAGACTTCCTTCAACCCCGATGATTATCCCGTCAAATGGCACCGGCACGGGGCTGCGGCCACTCATGTCCGGGCCGGGCTCATTGCGACGGGCATTGTTCCGGGCAGCGCCATGCAGATGGCCTCGGGATACGAAAGCACCGGCAGGGGAGCGGCCTTGGGCGGCACCTTTGCCACCTATCTTGTCCGCTCGCACAGACAAGGTTTGCGCGGCAGCGCGGCCGAAGTGGATCTGGGTTGGTGGCACATAAACCATTAA
- a CDS encoding type IV pilus modification PilV family protein — protein sequence MHRPNFRAAKPLHHDRIAIPKAMNGIIRKKRRSQGFTLIEVLVATAILGVGLMAVATLISRAAIQDSRAYYASRGSLLVEEVLERATRAQYSPQAFRALTAMNASTVIDGIQFFMTCALTDDTPVERCRQMTCDLSFNNKGHHSTVRYIHVLSPKF from the coding sequence ATGCACAGGCCCAATTTTCGCGCCGCCAAGCCCTTGCACCATGATCGGATCGCCATTCCGAAAGCCATGAACGGCATCATTCGAAAAAAACGCCGCAGCCAGGGCTTCACCTTGATCGAAGTTCTGGTTGCCACTGCCATTTTGGGCGTCGGACTGATGGCCGTCGCAACCCTGATCAGCCGCGCCGCCATCCAGGATAGCCGCGCCTACTATGCCTCCCGGGGCAGCCTGCTGGTCGAGGAAGTTCTGGAAAGAGCGACCCGCGCGCAATATTCGCCCCAAGCGTTCCGCGCCCTCACGGCCATGAACGCAAGCACCGTCATAGACGGCATCCAATTTTTCATGACCTGCGCCCTGACCGACGACACTCCCGTGGAAAGGTGCAGGCAAATGACCTGTGATCTGTCCTTTAACAACAAGGGACATCACTCAACCGTCCGATACATTCATGTTTTATCTCCAAAATTCTAG
- a CDS encoding GspH/FimT family pseudopilin: MTDHTDPAMPAVQQLTAQKGLHPEYCSGFSLVEALVVLAIVAVLSAVSGTTLLGLLPEASMNRATRTIVSMCRHARFEAIKRNEQIRLQCDKGQNTCEVRIKKDNSLLRRFNLTELKHQHFLEKSYTTHFNDRGRASMAGTIIIHNSAGLSRSVIVRPSGSVVTE; encoded by the coding sequence ATGACCGATCATACTGACCCGGCAATGCCCGCAGTACAACAACTGACCGCGCAGAAAGGCCTGCATCCTGAATACTGTTCGGGCTTCAGCCTGGTCGAAGCCCTGGTTGTCCTGGCCATCGTGGCCGTGCTCTCGGCCGTTTCGGGCACGACGCTTCTTGGACTATTACCGGAAGCGAGCATGAACCGTGCAACCAGGACCATTGTCTCCATGTGCAGACACGCCAGATTCGAAGCCATCAAACGAAACGAGCAGATCCGCCTCCAATGCGACAAGGGGCAGAACACATGCGAAGTCAGAATCAAGAAAGACAATTCGCTGCTGCGGCGCTTCAATCTCACCGAGTTGAAACATCAGCACTTCCTTGAAAAATCCTACACGACCCATTTCAACGATCGGGGCCGAGCCTCCATGGCCGGGACGATCATCATCCACAACAGCGCCGGACTGTCCCGTTCGGTGATCGTGCGGCCTTCGGGCAGCGTGGTGACGGAGTAG
- a CDS encoding PilW family protein: protein MIKNKQGLLGQSGMTLIEVLVAMAISGLVVGAIHSIFQTHRRIAAKQEQTSLMQQELLSAMSLISEELRMCGYSAQGTPGFGFLHRPQAGAPDYGRATNQTAVYCSRDWNNDGILNESGSGSLREHSGFRLNVTNDGSAKAVPDNVLRKYDTGAVHWQPISTNIGDLRFTYFNAEGAAIPDPQANPGIIRGVKVAITAIPSPLRASLKIGNRTMSTMVWCRNLGTDRRNPFNTDSVNADLAVVASSSIP, encoded by the coding sequence ATGATCAAAAACAAACAAGGTCTCCTCGGCCAATCCGGCATGACTCTCATCGAAGTCCTGGTCGCCATGGCCATCTCGGGCCTTGTCGTGGGCGCCATCCATTCCATTTTTCAAACACACCGACGCATCGCCGCAAAACAGGAGCAGACAAGCCTCATGCAGCAGGAGCTGCTGTCCGCCATGTCGCTCATCTCGGAAGAGCTGCGCATGTGCGGCTACTCGGCGCAAGGGACGCCAGGGTTCGGCTTTCTACACAGGCCGCAGGCGGGCGCGCCGGATTACGGGCGAGCCACGAACCAGACAGCCGTCTATTGCAGCCGGGACTGGAACAACGACGGAATCTTGAACGAAAGTGGAAGCGGAAGTCTTCGCGAACACTCGGGCTTCAGGCTCAATGTCACCAATGACGGCTCCGCAAAAGCAGTCCCCGACAACGTGCTACGCAAATACGACACGGGCGCCGTACATTGGCAGCCGATCAGCACCAACATCGGCGACCTGCGCTTCACCTATTTCAACGCCGAAGGCGCTGCCATCCCCGATCCGCAAGCAAACCCCGGGATCATTCGCGGCGTCAAGGTTGCAATCACGGCCATACCCTCGCCTTTGCGCGCAAGCCTCAAGATAGGCAATCGCACCATGTCTACGATGGTGTGGTGCAGAAATCTCGGAACGGACAGAAGGAATCCCTTCAATACCGACTCCGTGAATGCGGACCTGGCTGTCGTCGCTTCGAGCAGCATCCCATGA